A stretch of DNA from Pyramidobacter piscolens W5455:
GAGACTTCGCCGCCACGGACAAGAACGCGGTCGAGGCGGCGGCATTGTTCCATCTCCGCTTCGAGGGCATCCATCCCTTCATCGACGGCAACGGGCGCACGGGGCGGCTGCTGCTGAACTTCATGCTCATGCAGGCGGGCTTTCCGCCCGTCAACGTGAAATACAGCGATCGCCGCCGCTATTACGCCGCCTTTGATTCCTACTACAGAGACGGCGATTCCGCGCCGATGACCGGTCTGGTTAAGGAGTGCCTCGAGGCCCGTTTGCTGGAGTATTTGAAGGTACTGGATTGACCGCGAAGGGAAAGAGCAGACGGCTTCTTGACGTGTAATTCATCTTGCACTACAATGTTTTCAGAGGTGATGAAGATGAACGCGGAGAATACAACCGTCGTCAACGTCCGCATGCCGCAGCAGATCAAGCACGACGCTCAGCAGATCCTTTCCGAGCTTGGCCTCAGTACGAGCGACGCCGTGCGGCTGTTCTTTCGCCAGATCGTCGATGAAGGCGGTCTTCCCTTCCAGCCGCGCCTCAGCGCCGAAACGCTTCAGGCCATGGCCGACGCGGAAGCCGGAAGACTCGAAGAAGTGACGCTCGACCAGCTGAAGGCCGAACTTGATGCGATCCATTAAACGAACCGTTTTCCAAAAAACAAAAAATCCATTCAGTTGAATATCGTAAATTTCCTGAACTAATTTGCCAGGGCAAGCCGCCTCTCGATCTGAGAAGCGGCTTTGTTGTTGTCCGTTGGCGGCCCTTGCCTACAGCATATTGCTGCGCTTCAGCTCATAGATCGTACGGATCGTTTTCTCCTCGACCATATCGCTGATGAGCTTGGCGGTCTTGCGGGTCTCTTCCTCGTCGCCGGAGCCCCCTTCGGTCGTCACGGAAATGTTGTTGTTCACGACGACGCCGCCCTTCGTTCCCTGTGCGATAACGCCGAGATCGCCGCCCGGAGTGCGCCGCAGCGGCATGATCGCTTCGGGGCCCGCTTCGCCCATAAGTCCCATTGCCGTTCCATGAGCAAAGCGGAACAGCGTCGGAGACGATACAATACCGCCATCCGCGAAGGGGATGATACCGTCGATGAATGCGCCGCCGCGAGCGAAAAGGCCGTCCCTGTCAAATCCGGGGATAGGCGCGGAAATGCCCGGCACTTTGGGGCTGAAGACTTTCAAAATGCTGTCGAACACGCCGCCGAAAAGCCCGCCCGTGCCGTTGCTGCCGAACAGTGCGAGATTGAGCGCCATCTTCTCGATCTGCTTACCGATGTGGGACAGCACGTCGCCGAATCTTTCTCCTTCGACGATCGCGTCCACAAAGCCGGACTGGAAATCGTGTATCCAGCCGACCGTCGACTGTCTCAGGATCTCCATCTGCTTATCGGCTTCGGCGCATTTGTCGGTGATTGTCTTCAGCGCGTCGCCGCCCTCGATCCCGGCGTCTTTCAGAGCCCGCACGTACCCGCTGACGGCTTGCCGTGCTCTGCTCCACGACATCGAACCTTCGTCGATCTGCCGTAGCAGCTCTTCTGCCTGAAACTCCGCCATTCCCTGAAGTCCGCTGTATTCCTTTTGTCTTCGCGATTGCAGGTTGCCGAACTTGTCGAAGTAAATATTTGCCTCTTCTCCGGGCAAAGTGGGCAACGGCCCCAGATTGCGAAGTTCTTTCTGCGTTTCCGCATAACGCGCGACGAGCTGCTTAAAATAGTCTTCCGCGCTGGTCAGGCCGACACTGTAACGCCAGTCCTCATGACTGACGGCAAGTTGCAGCTGGTTCTCCTCGAAGTCGGACAACTCCTTTATTCTGGCCTTGCCCTGCTTGGTAAAGTCGTCGATCGCATCCTGAACCATGATCCAACCGTCGGAGAGCAGAGGAAGCTTCGCCTGCATCTTGTCGAGGAGCGGCAAGAACGAAGCGGCGTCTTCCCCCAGGTATTTGACGCGGTTCCGGTAGCCGGCAAGCTGATCCTTGAGGATGTCCAGCGTACCTCTACGCCTCAGTTTTTTATTGTCTTCGTCCGGATCTTTGGGGATCGGATCGGAAAGCTTCCCAAGAGCGGCAAGGGGGGCCTGCGCCTTGTCCAGCAGCCGATAGTATTCACGCAGCTGGAAATCCAGTCCTTCGTTCTCTTTTTTCAGCTGCTCCGCGAGAGAAAGATTGCCGAAAATGCCGCTGTTCGCGTCAATCTCGATCTTGTTCTGCTCGATAACCGTCTTTATGTTCTTGATGCTCTCTCGCAGCAATCTCTCATAGTCCTGCGCCGCCGTGGCTGGCGACTGGTCGCTGCCATAGGCGATCAGTCCCGCGCCGATAGCCACGGCCATAGCGGCGGGATTGGTCATACCAAGCAGCAAGAGCATGCCTTTGGTCAGCTTGAAGGCGGCCAGGCCTTTCAGTGCCGAAACCACTTTGTCGATGTTCGTCGCGAGCGTGCGCGTCAGCTTGGTAAGCG
This window harbors:
- a CDS encoding Fic family protein, encoding DFAATDKNAVEAAALFHLRFEGIHPFIDGNGRTGRLLLNFMLMQAGFPPVNVKYSDRRRYYAAFDSYYRDGDSAPMTGLVKECLEARLLEYLKVLD
- a CDS encoding type II toxin-antitoxin system RelB/DinJ family antitoxin, yielding MNAENTTVVNVRMPQQIKHDAQQILSELGLSTSDAVRLFFRQIVDEGGLPFQPRLSAETLQAMADAEAGRLEEVTLDQLKAELDAIH
- a CDS encoding phage tail tape measure protein; translation: MTEATAKLRVVIESVDFEQGTRVVKRNLDEIASRANSAMSALDRINKSLNILKTVAGAYLSFRGIKSMVDQLIDASKSLEDYRMTMRAVIHDAGEADEAFERIKKWAAQNPVDTDEAIKAFTMLNSAALGTVDDVERATKSLGNLAAVAHTSIDHAASALIMANNRSLRPFGIQIENLGDQVIVKSGEVRVKVGKDLESIRKGIVELIDARYPNAMSIFGDTYSVLWKTLGGMKTELFSDMMGYAAADGPFQKLKDTLIETRDTWQDWVKSDDYKVFIKDFRKSATDAFGDVKDIVQALTKLTRTLATNIDKVVSALKGLAAFKLTKGMLLLLGMTNPAAMAVAIGAGLIAYGSDQSPATAAQDYERLLRESIKNIKTVIEQNKIEIDANSGIFGNLSLAEQLKKENEGLDFQLREYYRLLDKAQAPLAALGKLSDPIPKDPDEDNKKLRRRGTLDILKDQLAGYRNRVKYLGEDAASFLPLLDKMQAKLPLLSDGWIMVQDAIDDFTKQGKARIKELSDFEENQLQLAVSHEDWRYSVGLTSAEDYFKQLVARYAETQKELRNLGPLPTLPGEEANIYFDKFGNLQSRRQKEYSGLQGMAEFQAEELLRQIDEGSMSWSRARQAVSGYVRALKDAGIEGGDALKTITDKCAEADKQMEILRQSTVGWIHDFQSGFVDAIVEGERFGDVLSHIGKQIEKMALNLALFGSNGTGGLFGGVFDSILKVFSPKVPGISAPIPGFDRDGLFARGGAFIDGIIPFADGGIVSSPTLFRFAHGTAMGLMGEAGPEAIMPLRRTPGGDLGVIAQGTKGGVVVNNNISVTTEGGSGDEEETRKTAKLISDMVEEKTIRTIYELKRSNML